The Afifella aestuarii genomic interval GCGCGTGGCCATCGTCGATTGGGACGTCCACCACGGCAACGGCACGCAGGACATTTTCTGGTCCGACGCCAGCGTGCTTTATGCCTCCACGCACCAGATGCCGCTTTATCCCGGCACGGGCGCGCGCTCTGAAACCGGCGTCGGCAATATCGTCAACGCCCCCCTTGCCGCGGGAGACGGCAGCGACCATTTTCGCGAGGCCTTCAACGAACGCATCCTGCCTTCGGTGAAGAATTTCGCCCCGGACCTGATCATCATCTCGGCCGGTTTCGACGCCCATCACCGCGATCCTCTGGCTGAGCTCAATCTCGAGCACGAGGATTTCGCCTGGGCGACCGGCAAGCTGATGGATCTGGCCGATGACCATGCCGGCGGCCGGCTCGTCTCGGTGCTGGAGGGCGGATACGATCTGCGCGGTCTGGCGGTCTCCGCCGCCGCCCATATCCGCATGTTGATGAGCGCATGAGGCAGCTTGATGAATGACGACAAGAGCGACGCGATCGAAACGATGTCTTTCGAGACCGCGCTTGCCGAACTTGAGAAGATCGTGACGGACCTGGAGCGCGGCGAGGTGCCGCTGGAGCGCTCGGTGGCGCTTTATGAGCGCGGCGAGAAGCTGAAGAAACGGTGCGAGACGTTGTTGTCGCAGGCGGAAGAGCGGGTGGAGAAGATCCGGGCCGGCAGCGACGGCAATGCAGCTGGCGCCGTTCCCCTCGATGCCGAGTAATTGCTGACGCCGCCATGGCTTTTTGCCGCGTCCAGGCGTCGCTTGCGGCGTCTTCCGGTTTGCGCCAAACAGCCCGAATGGCTAAGGTCTGAACTCGTTTTTCCTGCATTCGTAGGATGTCATGTCTGACACTACTCCTCACACGCCGCTTCTGGACCAGGTCAAATCTCCGGAAGATCTTCGCCGCCTGAGCGATCGCGATCTGCGGCAGCTCGCTGATGAATTGCGCCTTGAAATGATCGACGCCGTCTCTGTGACCGGCGGCCATCTCGGGGCGGGCCTCGGCGTCGTAGAGCTCACCGTGGCCATCCACCGCGTCTTCAACACGCCGAGCGACAAGCTGATCTGGGACGTGGGGCATCAATGCTACCCGCATAAGATCCTGACGGGACGGCGCGACCGTATCCGCACTCTTCGCCAGGGCGGCGGTCTCTCCGGTTTCACCAAGCGGGCGGAATCCGCCTACGATCCGTTCGGCGCCGGGCATTCCTCGACCTCGATCTCCGCCGGCCTCGGCATGGCCGTGGCACGCGATCTGCAGGACGAGGATTTCAACGTCATCTGCGTCATCGGTGACGGCGCGATGTCGGCAGGCATGGCCTACGAGGCGATGAACCAGGCGGGGCATCTCGGCTCCCGGCTCATCGTCATCCTCAACGACAACGACATGTCGATCGCTCCGCCGAGCGGTGCGATGAGCGCTTATCTTGCGCGTCTCGTCTCCGGTCAGGCCTATCTGTCTCTGCGCGACGCCGCCAAGCAGCTCGCGAAGCGGCTTCCGCTTGCCGATCTCCTGCACGAAAAAGGCCGGCGCGCGGAAGAGTATGCCCGTGGTTTCTGGACGGGCGGCACGCTCTTCGAAGAGCTCGGCTTCTATTATGTCGGCCCGATCGACGGTCACAATCTGAACCATCTCCTGCCGGTCCTGCGCAACGTGCGCGACGGGCACAAGGGGCCGGTGCTGGTCCATGTCGTGACCCGCAAGGGCAAGGGATACGGGCCGGCGGAAGCATCCGCCGACAAATATCACGGCGTCTCGCGCTTCAACGTCATCACCGGCGAACAGGCCAAGGGGCTCTCCAACGCCCCGTCCTATACGAAGGTTTTCGCGACGAGCCTCGTGCAGGAGGCGAAGGAAGACGACAAGGTCGTGGCGGTGACGGCGGCGATGCCGGCCGGCACGGGTCTTGATATCTTCCAGTCGGAGTTCCCCGAGCGCACCTTCGATGTCGGCATCGCCGAGCAGCATGCCGTGACGTTCGCGGCCGGGCTCGCCGCCGACGGTATGAAGCCGTTTGCGGCGATCTATTCGACCTTCATGCAGCGCGCCTACGACCAGGTCGTCCACGACGTGGCGATCCAGAACCTGCCCGTGCGTCTCGCCATGGACCGCGCCGGCCTCGTCGGCGCAGACGGGCCGACACATGCCGGTGCTTATGACGTCGCCTATATGTCCTGTCTTCCGAATATGGTGGTGATGGCCGCCGGCGATGAGGCCGAGCTCCGCAACATGGTTCGCACCGCCGTCGCCTATGACGAAGGCCCAATGGCCTTCCGTTATCCGCGCGGCGAGGGACGTGGCGTGGAAATGCCAGAGCGCGGCGAGATCCTCGAGATCGGTCGCGGCCGTATCCTCAAGGAAGGCACCAAGGTTGCAATCCTGTCACTCGGCGGACGGCTGGTGGAGGCTCTCTCGGCGGCCGAAACGCTGGAGCGCAGCGGTCTTTCGACGACGGTGGCCGATGCCCGCTTCGTCAAGCCACTCGACACCGATCTCGTGCTGCGGCTGCACCGCGAGCATGAGGTCGTGGTGACGATCGAAGAGGGATCGGATGGCGGCTTCGGCAGCCGTGTGCTCTCCTTCCTCGCCAATGCCGGCAAGCTGGAGGAGGGCGCGCGGATCCGCACCATGACGCTCCCCGACCGCTTCATCGACCACGACAAGCCCGAAGTGATGTACGCGGCCTGCGAGCTCGACGCGAAGGCGATCGTGGCGCGTGTTTTCCACGCGCTTGGCCGCGACGTGCCGGAGGCCGCCCGCGCCTGACGAAAAAGGCCCGGCGCAATGGCCGGGCCGCGATTTATCCATAGGCGAAACAGGCGCGGCAGAGATATCGCCGCGCCTTTTTTCGTGCGCCTTACTGCTGGGCCTGCTCGTCGTCGATCACCATGCAGCCGACGCGGCTGCCGGCATCGCCGGATGGCTGGCTGGTGTAATCGTCGGCGCCGGCATGGATCATCAGCGCTGAGCCGTCGTCGTCCATCAGCGGCGCGTCACCTTCGTTGAAGCGCACGCGGGTGTTGAAGACGTCGATATTGGTCGCCTGTCCGTCGACGACCTCGAAGTTCGGCATATCGCCGGCATGCATGCCGCCTTCGGTCATGATGCCGTGCTTGGCGTCGGTCGGATTGTAATGGCCGCCGGACTTCTTGAAGTCGGGCGCATCCGAACAATCGCCGGTTTCGTGAAAATGCAGGGCATGCACGCCGGGCTTAAGTGCACCCTCGTTGATGACGACCTGCACGAGCACACCGTTGGGCGTATCCGTCAGATGCGCCTCGCCGATCGTCCCGTCCTTGCCGGTAATCGGTCCGGAGAAGGCGCTGTCTTTTGAGACATCCTGTGCCAGGGCGGGGCTTGCCATGAGTGCGCAGGCGGCGATGGCGAGAAGTCGCATATCGGGTCTCCCTTGAGTTGCTGCTTGCCTCTCCAACACGAGCTTCGACATGAAGTTCCGTAAGGCGTCTGTGCGTGCGGAAAAGATCGAAGCTCCTCGCCGATGTGCCGGCCTCTACGCGCCCTCACCCAGGCTGAACTCCGCGCCGGAGACTTGTGCGGCGACGGCCGCCTTGTCGATGACGGACCAGACGTTCCGGATCCGTCCATTCTCGACCTCGTAGAAGACATTCTCGCTGAACTGCACGCGCTTGCCGTTCACCGGCAGGTCGAACAGTGTTTCGGCCGGCGTGCAGTCGAACCAAAGGGGCGATGCGATCTCATATTGTGATTTGAATATACATTTATGGGTTGCATTTTAGTTTGCTTCCCTACAGCCAGAAATGAGGGTGCAAGAGCCCGATCTCGCTCCAGACGGCGGCTTTGTGTCCGATAGGCAGCCGCTTCGGAATTTGAGAAGATTCCCGTAATGGGCGAGGTTTCGGATGCGGCTCTGGGTTTCACTGCTGATTGCGTGCATTCTGACTGCGCTTGCAGCGCTTTTCATGATATTCGGCGGCCATCCCGACGAACCCTATACGCTGCTCGCTCATGAGCTTGTGCTCGCTGATATCGTTTTGCATTGAACTCCTCTCGTTTGTCGCCACGCTGGGCTTCGCCAAAGCAGGCGCCAGCTGGCCAGCCGTCATGAGGGCGGCCGGATGAGCGCGCGTCTTCGCCTGGATGAAGCGGTCGTCGCGGCCGGACTTTTGCCGAGCCGCGCCCGTGCCCGCGACGCGATCCGCCGGGGGACGGTGACCGTGAACGGCGAGACGGCGCTGAAGCCCGCAACTCCGGTGACGGCCGATGCGGCCCTGGCGATCGGCGATCCCGCTGCCGCCTATGTGTCGCGAGCGGCCATGAAGCTGAAGGCCGGGCTCGATGCTTTCGTCTTCGAGCCCGAAGGCCTGACGGTCCTCGATCTTGGCGCGTCGACCGGCGGCTTCACGCAGGTTCTTCTGGAAAGAGGCGCAAAGCATGTCGTCGCCATCGATGTCGGCCATGGCCAGATGCATGAAAGCCTTGCGGGCGACCCGCGCGTGCAGCTCGTCGAAGGGGTCAACGCCCGCAATCTCTCAGAGGCGCATCTCGATGGACATTCCGTGCAGGCGATAACCGCCGATCTCTCTTTCATCTCGCTCCGGCTCGCTCTGCCGCCGGCGTTGGAACTCGCCGCGCCCGGGAGCTGGGGCGTCTTTCTGGTCAAGCCGCAATTCGAGCTTGGCCGCGAGGCACTCGGGCGCGGGGGCATCGTCCGCGACCGAAAGGCCGCAGAAGGCGCCGCCGAGGCGCTGAAAGACTGGCTCGAGGGACGGCTCGGCTGGCGCGCGGTGGGGCTTTGTCCGGCGCCCTTCACCGGAGGCGACGGCAACCAGGAATTCTGCCTTGGGGCCTGGCGTGAGTGACATCGTCGACATCGACCGCATCGGCCATCGCGGAGATGGCGTCGCGGAGACGCCGGAAGGACCGCTTTTTGTCCCCTACACGCTCGCGGGCGAGCGCGTGCGCGTCGAGCGCCGCGGCCGGCGGGCCGAAGCCGTCGAGATTGTGGAAGCCGCGCCGGGCCGGGTCACGGCGCCCTGTCCGCATTTCGGCCCGCGTCTCGGCGCGCACCAGGGAGGATGCGGCGGCTGTGCGCTGCAGATGCTGCCGATCGAGGAGACGCGCCTCCTGAAGCGTCGCTTCGTCGTCGACGCGCTCGCCAAGAGCGGCCTTGAGACGGAAATCCGCCCGACCTTCGGCGCGCCGTTTGGCGCCAGGCGTCGTGCCGTCTTCTCGGCGACGCTCGCAGGGCGGAAAATCCTCTTCGGCTTTCATGAACGCGGCTCGCGGCGCATCGTCGATCTGACGACATGCCTCGTCGTCCGTCCGACGATCGTCTCCGCCTTGCCGCTTCTGCGTCGCCTGGCGCAGATCCTCGCCCGCCCCAAACGCGAGCTTCGTCTCACCGTTCTGGAGACGCGGTCCGGGCTCGATATCGCAGGCGAGGGGGCCGGCGCCGTGCCTGCCGCCTCGGCGGCGCGCATCGCCGAGCTTCTGGCGGGACAGGGCGTCGCCCGCCTCGTCGTCGACGGCGATATTTTGTTCCAGCTCGAAGAGCCGCAGCTCGAGGTCGGGGGCGTCAACGTTTCACCTCCACCCGGTGCCTTCGTTCAGGCCTGCCGGGAGAGCGAAACGGCGATGGGGAGGCTCGTTGCGGAACATTGCGCGGGCGAAAAGCGTGTCGCCGATCTTTTCTCCGGCCTCGGGACGTTTTCCTTTATCGCCGGCCGCACGGCGCGGGTGACGGCCGTCGAGGCCGAAGGAGCGGCACTTGCCGCACTCGCCAATGCCGTGCGCGGCGCCGAGGGGCTGAAGCCGGTGGAGACGCTCGCCCGCGATCTCTTGCGCTTTCCCTTGGCGCCCAACGAGCTGTCCCGCTTCGACGCCGTCATTCTCGATCCGCCCTGGGATGGGGCTCGGGCGCAGGCGGAAAGCCTTGCCGCTTCGAAGGTCGCACGCATTGCCTTCGTGTCCTGCAATCCGGCCAGCCTCGCGCGCGATCTGCGCATTCTGGTGGATGGCGGTTATCGATTAAAATCAGTGACTCCGATCGACCAATTCGTCTATTCAGCGGAGACGGAAGCAGTCGCTCTCCTGGAACGCGAATAGCGCTCGACTTCCGCGCTCGCGCACCCCATTTCTGTTTCAGGAGAGGTTCATGGCGTCTGTGTCGATAGAGGATTGGACAAGCGGAATGCGCTATGCGGCGACGCAGGGTGCGCGCGTCGCCTGGTACACCGGCCATGGCCTCGTGATGCGCCGCATGGTGCGCCGGATCGCAGCGCGCCATCCCGAGGCGACGCCGCGTGTCGAGCCTCCTTCCACGCCCGTTCCTTCGATGGGAAAGCTGTTGCGGGACGTGGCGGGCCTTCTGGCGCGCGATTATGCCAATGCGCGGGCCGGCCTCTACCCTCTGCCGGACGGCGAAGAGGCGGATTTCCGCCAGCTCGTCGCGACCTCGCGCGCGTTTTTCGCCGATGTGCCGGAGGTCGCGCGCCGCCGCCGCGAGGGCGCTCACCAGGAGATTGGCGCCACCTTCGAAGGTCGCCGGCCGCGCTATTATATGCAGAACTTCCACTTCCAGAGCGGCGGCTGGATGACCGAGGAATCCGCCCGTCTCTACGATATGCAGGTGGAAGTTCTCTTCTCGGGCGCCGCCGGTGCGATGCGCCGTCAGGCGCTCGTG includes:
- a CDS encoding histone deacetylase family protein, with translation MTTLLLHHADFLDHLTAPGHPERPDRLKALHAALDHEAFSSLLREEAPLGDKDVAALAHPQEYVDRVHRAIPEVGLASIDADTVVSPGSWNACLRGIGAICRAVDAVVSREVNNAFAAIRPPGHHAENDTAMGFCVFNNAAVIARYAQKQHGLERVAIVDWDVHHGNGTQDIFWSDASVLYASTHQMPLYPGTGARSETGVGNIVNAPLAAGDGSDHFREAFNERILPSVKNFAPDLIIISAGFDAHHRDPLAELNLEHEDFAWATGKLMDLADDHAGGRLVSVLEGGYDLRGLAVSAAAHIRMLMSA
- a CDS encoding exodeoxyribonuclease VII small subunit encodes the protein MNDDKSDAIETMSFETALAELEKIVTDLERGEVPLERSVALYERGEKLKKRCETLLSQAEERVEKIRAGSDGNAAGAVPLDAE
- the dxs gene encoding 1-deoxy-D-xylulose-5-phosphate synthase gives rise to the protein MSDTTPHTPLLDQVKSPEDLRRLSDRDLRQLADELRLEMIDAVSVTGGHLGAGLGVVELTVAIHRVFNTPSDKLIWDVGHQCYPHKILTGRRDRIRTLRQGGGLSGFTKRAESAYDPFGAGHSSTSISAGLGMAVARDLQDEDFNVICVIGDGAMSAGMAYEAMNQAGHLGSRLIVILNDNDMSIAPPSGAMSAYLARLVSGQAYLSLRDAAKQLAKRLPLADLLHEKGRRAEEYARGFWTGGTLFEELGFYYVGPIDGHNLNHLLPVLRNVRDGHKGPVLVHVVTRKGKGYGPAEASADKYHGVSRFNVITGEQAKGLSNAPSYTKVFATSLVQEAKEDDKVVAVTAAMPAGTGLDIFQSEFPERTFDVGIAEQHAVTFAAGLAADGMKPFAAIYSTFMQRAYDQVVHDVAIQNLPVRLAMDRAGLVGADGPTHAGAYDVAYMSCLPNMVVMAAGDEAELRNMVRTAVAYDEGPMAFRYPRGEGRGVEMPERGEILEIGRGRILKEGTKVAILSLGGRLVEALSAAETLERSGLSTTVADARFVKPLDTDLVLRLHREHEVVVTIEEGSDGGFGSRVLSFLANAGKLEEGARIRTMTLPDRFIDHDKPEVMYAACELDAKAIVARVFHALGRDVPEAARA
- a CDS encoding superoxide dismutase family protein translates to MRLLAIAACALMASPALAQDVSKDSAFSGPITGKDGTIGEAHLTDTPNGVLVQVVINEGALKPGVHALHFHETGDCSDAPDFKKSGGHYNPTDAKHGIMTEGGMHAGDMPNFEVVDGQATNIDVFNTRVRFNEGDAPLMDDDGSALMIHAGADDYTSQPSGDAGSRVGCMVIDDEQAQQ
- a CDS encoding ester cyclase, yielding MFKSQYEIASPLWFDCTPAETLFDLPVNGKRVQFSENVFYEVENGRIRNVWSVIDKAAVAAQVSGAEFSLGEGA
- a CDS encoding TlyA family RNA methyltransferase, encoding MSARLRLDEAVVAAGLLPSRARARDAIRRGTVTVNGETALKPATPVTADAALAIGDPAAAYVSRAAMKLKAGLDAFVFEPEGLTVLDLGASTGGFTQVLLERGAKHVVAIDVGHGQMHESLAGDPRVQLVEGVNARNLSEAHLDGHSVQAITADLSFISLRLALPPALELAAPGSWGVFLVKPQFELGREALGRGGIVRDRKAAEGAAEALKDWLEGRLGWRAVGLCPAPFTGGDGNQEFCLGAWRE
- a CDS encoding class I SAM-dependent RNA methyltransferase; translated protein: MSDIVDIDRIGHRGDGVAETPEGPLFVPYTLAGERVRVERRGRRAEAVEIVEAAPGRVTAPCPHFGPRLGAHQGGCGGCALQMLPIEETRLLKRRFVVDALAKSGLETEIRPTFGAPFGARRRAVFSATLAGRKILFGFHERGSRRIVDLTTCLVVRPTIVSALPLLRRLAQILARPKRELRLTVLETRSGLDIAGEGAGAVPAASAARIAELLAGQGVARLVVDGDILFQLEEPQLEVGGVNVSPPPGAFVQACRESETAMGRLVAEHCAGEKRVADLFSGLGTFSFIAGRTARVTAVEAEGAALAALANAVRGAEGLKPVETLARDLLRFPLAPNELSRFDAVILDPPWDGARAQAESLAASKVARIAFVSCNPASLARDLRILVDGGYRLKSVTPIDQFVYSAETEAVALLERE